A genomic region of Antennarius striatus isolate MH-2024 chromosome 2, ASM4005453v1, whole genome shotgun sequence contains the following coding sequences:
- the nol9 gene encoding polynucleotide 5'-hydroxyl-kinase NOL9 — MKVKKNTQPKGRTKSQKWKDVRGKRCRAPITSSDLKSSPVMAQVVQEHQASVNRKPTVKRLMKKPKPVSDSRKSSLQAGFKKSDLQSNGNTLFEMDNELDDLEEWKEYSQAICGNGMESSGGTDDGSPGRLEGEALHLCAERDDRQNHAVLVMQKDQTLCFYGKCLLTCLYGRVEVMGFTIDEGQESYPLFSPASHCPLTIRALQTCSHASNGSTEASRIFQKYLPSASKKRLLKRIRSHSSIILLEPMEMPLTRFLSSFSDFSELFNPPACELMSAVLDTPLNGLGVIPLASTIKGLSMSKSCRDALMTVVSACRGDMDGCAVIFVCGTKNVGKSTFIRALINTLLNHTTGVDYLEGDLGQTEFTPAGCLSLSTVTEPLLGPPFTHQRTPDHMIYYGQSSCESDLERYLESLKCLWRRRSQSRETPVIINTMGWVKGFGFQLLVDLIRFFPVSHVIQLNHSGVSQCSALTQEFLRTAHGYQTHPPAQTALDEFTESHNPPRSYSHLNVQSEFQGVGRQGTSKHQRSNETRELSLLAYLSQLQSPDPGLVKPLHSLTPYQVPHTAVALGVIHCEVVPNHMFYAANASLVALCCLAERVTSRGGPVLLSQAPICPCVGFGVLRGIDMERGLYLLLTPVDPSILRKVNCLLLGAISLPPCILTSQDGLKGETPYVTKDYSFDLSGAGKLRVFKGLSRPSQTRM; from the exons atgaaagtaaagaaaaacacgCAGCCTAAGGGCCGCACGAAATCCCAGAAGTGGAAGGACGTGAGGGGGAAACGATGCCGGGCTCCCATCACTTCCTCGGATCTGAAGTCCAGTCCGGTTATGGCTCAGGTGGTGCAGGAGCACCAGGCATCCGTGAACAGGAAGCCCACCGTCAAGAGGCTCATGAAGAAGCCCAAGCCTGTCTCTGACTCCAGGAAAAGTTCTCTGCAGGCAGGATTTAAGAAATCTGACCTCCAGTCTAACGGAAACACGCTGTTTGAGATGGACAATGAGTTGGATGACCTGGAGGAATGGAAGGAGTATTCCCAGGCCATCTGTGGGAACGGGATGGAGTCGTCAGGCGGCACGGATGATGGGAGTCCAGGTCGACTGGAGGGAGAGGCTCTGCATCTGTGTGCAGAGAGGGATGACCGACAGAACCACGCGGTACTCGTCATGCAGAAGGATCAG ACCCTGTGTTTCTACGGGAAATGCTTGTTGACCTGCCTGTATGGGCGGGTGGAGGTGATGGGGTTCACCATAGACGAAGGCCAGGAGTCCTACCCGCTCTTCTCCCCGGCCTCACATTGTCCACTGACCATTAGGGCGCTGCAAACCTGCAGTCACGCCAGCAACGGCAGCACAGAGGCGTCACGCATCTTTCAGAAGTATCTACCGTCAG CTTCAAAGAAGAGATTGCTCAAACGGATCAGGTCACACTCGTCCATCATCCTCCTGGAACCGATGGAGATGCCTCTGACCCGGTTTCTGTCCAGCTTCTCAGACTTCAGTGAATTGTTCAACCCCCCGGCG TGTGAACTCATGTCGGCGGTTCTGGACACTCCGCTCAACGGTTTGGGTGTGATTCCCCTCGCCAGCACCATCAAGGGCCTGAGCATGTCGAAGAGCTGCAGAGACGCTCTGATGACGGTGGTCAGCGCCTGCAGAG GGGACATGGATGGCTGCGCCGTCATCTTCGTTTGTGGCACCAAGAATGTGGGCAAGTCAACATTCATCCGGGCCCTTATCAATACCTTATTAAACCA CACAACGGGTGTAGATTACCTGGAAGGTGACCTCGGTCAAACAGAGTTCACCCCCGCTGGTTGTCTTTCTCTGTCGACTGTCACAGAACCGTTACTGG GTCCTCCTTTCACACATCAGCGCACGCCAGATCACATGATCTACTACGGCCAGTCGTCATGCGAGTCGGACTTGGAGCGCTACCTGGAATCGCTCAAGTGCTTGTGGCGTCGACGTTCCCAGAGCAGAGAGACTCCGGTCATCATCAACACCATGGgctgggtcaaag GATTTGGGTTCCAGCTCCTGGTGGACTTGATCCGGTTCTTCCCGGTGTCTCACGTCATCCAGCTCAATCACAGCGGCGTCTCCCAGTGCTCCGCCCTCACACAAGAGTTTCTGAGGACAGCACACGGATACCAGACACACCCCCCTGCTCAGACCGCCCTGGACGAGTTCACAGAGAGCCACAACCCCCCCAGGAGCTACAGTCACCTGAACGTCCAGTCGGAATTTCAGGGAGTGGGTCGCCAAGGAACCTC GAAGCACCAGCGCAGCAACGAAACCAGAGAGCTGTCGCTGCTGGCCTACCTGAGTCAGCTGCAGTCTCCTGATCCCGGACTCGTGAAACCGCTACACAGCCTCACCCCGTACCAG GTGCCCCACACGGCGGTGGCTTTAGGTGTGATCCACTGTGAAGTTGTGCCTAATCACATGTTCTACGCCGCCAACGCCAGCCTGGTGGCGCTGTGCTGCCTGGCGGAGAGGGTGACCAGCAGGGGCGGCCCGGTCCTCCTGTCGCAGGCTCCCATCTGCCCATGCGTGGGTTTCG GTGTGCTCCGAGGCATCGACATGGAGCGGGGGCTGTACCTGTTGCTCACCCCCGTAGATCCCTCCATACTCCGGAAGGTCAACTGTCTCCTCCTGGGAGCGATATCTCTGCCTCCCTGCATCCTCACCTCACAG GATGGCTTGAAGGGGGAGACGCCCTACGTCACCAAAGACTACAGCTTCGACCTGAGCGGCGCCGGGAAACTGCGAGTCTTCAAGGGACTGTCGAGACCCAGCCAGACGAGGATGTGA